From one Streptococcus pneumoniae genomic stretch:
- the carB gene encoding carbamoyl-phosphate synthase large subunit, producing MPKRRDIQKIMVIGSGPIVIGQAAEFDYAGTQACLALKEEGYSVVLVNSNPATIMTDKEIADKVYIEPITLEFVTRILRKERPDALLPTLGGQTGLNMAMELSKAGILDELGVELLGTKLSAIDQAEDRDLFKQLMEELGQPIPESEIVTTVEEAVAFANRIGYPVIVRPAFTLGGTGGGMCAGEEELREIAENGLKLSPVTQCLIERSIAGFKEIEYEVMRDSADNALVVCNMENFDPVGVHTGDSIVFAPTQTLSDYENQMLRDASLKIIRALKIEGGCNVQLALDPHSFRYYVIEVNPRVSRSSALASKATGYPIAKLAAKIAVGLTLDEVKNPVTGSTYAMFEPALDYVVAKIPRFPFDKFEYGERRLGTQMKATGEVMAIGRNIEESLLKACRSLEIGVYHNEIPELTQVSDDALMEKVVKPQDDRLFYVSEAIRRGYSIEELAELTKIDVFFLDKLLHIVELEQELAANQGDIGVLKRAKQNGFADQKIAELWGRKANDIRKLRLENKIIPVYKMVDTCAAEFESSTPYFYSTYGFENESLPSDKESVLVLGSGPIRIGQGVEFDYATVHSVKAIQAAGYEAIIMNSNPETVSTDFSVSDKLYFEPLTVEDVLHVIDLEQPKGVIVQFGGQTAINLAEPLAKAGVTILGTQVADLDRAEDRDLFEQALKALGIPQPPGQTATNEEEAIAAARAIGFPVLVRPSYVLGGRAMEIVENEEDLRSYMQTAVKASPDHPVLVDSYIVGQECEVDAISDGKEVLIPGIMEHIERAGVHSGDSMAVYPPQTLSKKVQETIADYTKKLAVGLNCVGMMNIQFVIKDEMVYVIEVNPRASRTVPFLSKVTDIPMAQVATRLILGESLAEIGYEDGLYPESTRVHIKAPVFSFTKLAKVDSLLGPEMKSTGEVMGTDTTLEKALYKAFEASYLHLPTFGTVVFTIADDNKQEALELAKRFANIGYGILATSGTAAYFAENGVRVQIVEKIGDSDHQDIPALVRQGKIQAIINTVGTKRTAGRDGVAIRRAAVEHGIPLFTAMDTAEAMLKVLESRSFMTEAI from the coding sequence ATGCCAAAACGTAGGGATATTCAAAAAATCATGGTGATTGGGTCTGGGCCGATTGTGATTGGTCAGGCGGCGGAGTTTGATTATGCAGGGACTCAGGCTTGTTTAGCGCTGAAAGAAGAGGGATACAGTGTTGTTTTGGTAAACTCTAATCCCGCGACCATTATGACGGATAAGGAGATTGCAGACAAGGTCTATATCGAGCCGATTACGCTTGAGTTTGTGACACGGATTTTACGTAAAGAAAGACCTGACGCTCTTTTACCAACTCTAGGTGGGCAGACAGGGCTGAATATGGCCATGGAACTCTCTAAGGCAGGAATCCTAGATGAATTAGGTGTCGAGCTTTTAGGAACCAAGTTATCTGCGATTGATCAGGCAGAGGATAGGGATTTGTTCAAGCAGTTAATGGAAGAACTAGGGCAACCTATTCCAGAGTCTGAGATTGTGACTACCGTTGAAGAAGCGGTTGCCTTTGCAAATAGGATTGGCTATCCTGTCATCGTTCGTCCTGCATTTACCCTTGGAGGCACAGGTGGCGGTATGTGTGCGGGTGAGGAAGAACTTCGTGAGATTGCAGAAAATGGCTTGAAACTCTCTCCAGTAACCCAGTGTTTGATTGAGCGATCGATTGCAGGTTTTAAGGAAATTGAGTACGAAGTCATGCGCGATAGTGCAGATAATGCCCTTGTTGTGTGTAACATGGAAAATTTTGACCCTGTGGGTGTGCATACAGGAGATTCGATTGTATTTGCACCGACGCAGACTTTATCAGACTATGAAAATCAAATGCTGCGAGATGCGAGTTTGAAGATTATCCGTGCACTTAAGATTGAGGGGGGCTGTAATGTCCAGCTAGCTCTTGATCCGCATAGTTTTAGGTATTATGTCATTGAGGTCAATCCTCGTGTGTCTCGCTCGTCTGCTCTTGCCTCAAAAGCAACGGGCTATCCGATTGCAAAATTAGCGGCTAAGATTGCAGTGGGCTTGACTTTGGATGAGGTGAAAAATCCTGTGACAGGATCAACCTATGCCATGTTTGAACCAGCGCTTGATTATGTAGTTGCCAAAATTCCTCGATTCCCATTTGACAAATTTGAATATGGGGAGCGTCGTTTGGGAACACAGATGAAGGCGACAGGGGAAGTTATGGCTATTGGGCGCAATATTGAAGAAAGTCTCCTAAAAGCCTGTCGTTCTCTTGAAATTGGGGTCTACCACAATGAAATCCCAGAACTAACTCAGGTTTCTGATGATGCTCTCATGGAAAAAGTCGTCAAACCGCAAGATGATCGTCTCTTTTATGTGTCTGAAGCGATTCGCCGTGGATATAGCATTGAAGAATTGGCAGAATTGACCAAAATTGATGTTTTCTTCTTAGACAAGCTTCTTCATATTGTCGAGTTGGAGCAGGAATTAGCTGCCAACCAAGGAGATATTGGAGTTCTCAAACGTGCCAAGCAAAATGGTTTTGCAGATCAAAAAATTGCTGAGCTATGGGGACGAAAGGCTAACGATATTCGCAAACTTCGCTTAGAAAATAAGATTATCCCCGTTTACAAAATGGTGGATACTTGTGCGGCTGAGTTTGAATCCAGCACCCCCTATTTTTACTCGACCTATGGTTTTGAAAATGAATCGTTACCATCAGACAAGGAGTCTGTTTTGGTTCTCGGTTCTGGTCCGATTCGAATCGGTCAAGGGGTCGAATTTGACTATGCTACCGTGCATTCAGTCAAGGCGATTCAAGCGGCAGGCTATGAAGCGATTATCATGAATAGCAATCCAGAGACTGTTTCAACAGATTTTTCAGTATCTGATAAGCTTTATTTTGAGCCATTGACAGTAGAAGATGTCCTTCATGTAATTGATTTGGAGCAACCAAAAGGTGTTATCGTGCAGTTTGGTGGGCAGACAGCTATTAACCTTGCGGAGCCTTTGGCAAAAGCAGGCGTGACTATTTTGGGAACACAGGTAGCAGATTTGGATCGGGCAGAAGACCGCGATCTCTTTGAACAAGCCTTGAAAGCTCTGGGCATTCCTCAACCTCCAGGACAAACTGCAACAAATGAGGAAGAAGCGATTGCAGCGGCACGCGCGATTGGTTTTCCTGTCCTTGTACGCCCTTCCTATGTGTTAGGAGGACGTGCTATGGAAATCGTTGAAAATGAAGAAGATTTGCGTTCTTATATGCAGACAGCTGTCAAAGCCAGTCCAGATCATCCTGTATTGGTGGATTCCTACATTGTTGGTCAAGAGTGCGAAGTAGATGCGATTTCAGATGGCAAGGAAGTTCTCATCCCTGGTATCATGGAACATATCGAGCGGGCAGGTGTCCACTCAGGTGACTCTATGGCTGTTTATCCACCGCAAACCTTGTCCAAAAAAGTTCAAGAAACCATTGCTGATTATACGAAAAAATTAGCAGTTGGGCTCAACTGTGTAGGCATGATGAATATTCAGTTTGTCATCAAGGATGAGATGGTCTATGTCATCGAAGTCAATCCGCGTGCGAGTCGGACGGTCCCATTCTTATCAAAAGTAACAGATATTCCGATGGCGCAGGTCGCAACACGTTTGATTTTGGGTGAAAGCTTAGCAGAGATTGGTTACGAGGATGGTCTTTACCCAGAAAGCACGCGCGTTCATATCAAAGCACCAGTCTTTTCTTTCACAAAACTAGCAAAAGTTGATAGCCTTTTAGGTCCAGAAATGAAGTCAACCGGTGAAGTCATGGGAACAGATACAACCCTTGAAAAAGCCCTTTATAAAGCTTTTGAAGCGAGTTACCTGCATTTGCCGACCTTTGGAACAGTTGTCTTTACCATTGCAGACGATAACAAACAAGAAGCCCTTGAGCTTGCTAAACGCTTTGCAAATATTGGTTACGGAATACTTGCAACATCTGGAACAGCAGCTTATTTTGCAGAAAACGGTGTACGTGTCCAGATCGTTGAAAAAATTGGTGATAGTGATCATCAAGATATCCCAGCCCTTGTCCGTCAAGGCAAGATTCAGGCCATTATCAATACAGTTGGAACCAAGCGTACAGCAGGACGTGATGGTGTTGCCATTCGTCGAGCAGCTGTTGAGCATGGGATTCCACTCTTTACAGCAATGGATACTGCAGAAGCCATGCTAAAAGTACTTGAAAGTCGTAGCTTTATGACAGAAGCTATTTAA
- a CDS encoding carbamoyl phosphate synthase small subunit, which yields MAKRLLILEDGTIFEGEAFGADIDVTGEIVFNTGMTGYQESITDQSYNGQILTFTYPLVGNYGVNRDDYESISPTCKGVVVYEWARRASNWRNQMTLDEFLKSKHIPGIAGIDTRALTKIIRQHGTMKATLANVGDSLEHLQDQLKATVLPTDNIKQVSTKTAYPAPGTGRNVVLVDFGLKHSILRELAKRNCNVTVVPYNTTAEEIIHLNPDGVMLSNGPGDPDDVPEALEMIRGVQGKIPIFGICMGHQLFSKANGAKTYKMKFGHRGFNHAVREIATGRVDFTSQNHGYAVSREDFPEDLLITHEEINDRSVEGVRHKYHPAFSVQYHPDAAPGPHDASYLFDEFMELMDGFKAGAERL from the coding sequence ATGGCAAAACGTCTGTTAATTTTAGAAGATGGGACCATTTTTGAGGGAGAGGCTTTTGGTGCAGACATAGATGTGACAGGAGAGATTGTCTTTAACACAGGGATGACAGGCTACCAAGAGTCCATTACCGACCAGTCTTATAATGGACAGATTTTGACCTTTACCTATCCTTTAGTGGGAAATTACGGAGTCAATCGTGACGACTATGAGTCGATTAGTCCGACCTGCAAGGGAGTGGTGGTCTATGAATGGGCGAGACGAGCGAGCAACTGGCGCAATCAAATGACCCTAGATGAGTTTTTAAAATCCAAGCATATTCCAGGAATTGCAGGGATTGATACACGAGCTCTGACCAAGATTATCCGTCAGCATGGAACCATGAAGGCAACCTTGGCAAATGTTGGAGATTCTCTTGAGCATTTGCAAGATCAGCTAAAAGCAACGGTCCTGCCAACTGATAATATCAAGCAGGTCTCTACAAAGACAGCTTATCCAGCACCAGGAACTGGTCGCAATGTTGTCTTGGTTGATTTTGGATTAAAACATTCGATTTTAAGAGAGCTAGCCAAGCGCAACTGCAATGTGACCGTGGTGCCTTACAATACGACAGCTGAGGAAATTATTCATCTAAATCCAGACGGCGTCATGCTGTCAAACGGTCCTGGAGATCCAGATGATGTGCCAGAAGCGCTAGAGATGATTCGTGGTGTTCAAGGTAAGATTCCGATTTTTGGGATTTGTATGGGCCATCAGCTCTTTAGTAAGGCTAACGGTGCTAAGACCTACAAGATGAAGTTTGGACACCGTGGTTTCAATCATGCCGTGCGTGAGATTGCGACAGGGCGAGTGGATTTTACCAGTCAAAACCATGGCTATGCCGTGAGTCGTGAGGATTTTCCAGAAGATTTGCTCATCACGCATGAGGAAATTAATGACCGCTCAGTTGAAGGAGTTCGTCATAAGTATCACCCAGCTTTTTCCGTACAATACCATCCAGATGCAGCACCAGGACCGCACGATGCTAGCTATCTGTTTGACGAATTTATGGAGTTGATGGATGGATTTAAAGCTGGAGCTGAACGTTTGTAA